The region GGCGTCGATACCGTCTTCGAAATAGGCGGCCAGGACTCGAAATACATCGCGCTCGACAACGGCGCCATCGTCGACTTTGAGATGAACAAGGTATGCGCCGCCGGCACCGGCTCCTTCATCGAGGAGCAGAGCGAGCGGCTGGACGTCAACATCAAGGAGGAGTTCGCCGAGCTGGCGCTGGCGGCGGAGGCGCCCTGCCGCCTGGGCGAGCGCTGCACCGTCTTCATGGAGACGGACATCATAAGCCACCAGCAGAAAAGCGCGCCCCGCGAGGACCTCTGCGCCGGCCTGGGCTACTCCATCGTATTTAATTACCTCAACCGCGTCGTCCAGGAGAAGCGCGTCGCCGACAACATCTTCTTTCAGGGGGGCGTGGCGTTCAACAACGCCGTCGTCGCCGCCTTCGAGCAGGTCACCGGCAAGCCGGTCACCGTCCCCGACCACCACGAGGTCACCGGCGCCTGGGGCATGGCGATGATCGCCCGCGAGCTGTGGGACGGCGAGAGCGAAAGCTCCTTCAAGGGTTGGGACCTCGCCACCCGCAATTACGAGCAGAGCTCGTTCGAGTGCGCCGATTGCTCGAACCACTGCGAGATAAAAGTGGTGACGGTGGAGGGCGAGGAGCCGCTGTACTACGGCTCGCGGTGCGAGAAGTACGACGTCGAGCGCAAGAAGGCCCACAAGCGCGGCGAGGGCCTGCCCAACCTCTTCGCCGAGCGCGAGAAGCTCCTGAGCCGGAACTACACCTCCGCGAAGCCGGCCGAGGGCGCGCCGCGCGTCGGCCTGCCGCGCACCCTCTTCGTCCAAGAGATGCTGCCGTTCTTCAAGACCTTCCTGGCGGAGCTCGGTTTCGACGTCGTCCTCTCCGACTATACCAACAAGAAAATCATCCACGACGGCGTGGAGGCCGTGGCGTCGGAGTGCTGCTTCCCGGTCAAGGTGGCGCACGGCCACGTTATAGACCTGCTCCACAAGGGCGTGGACGCCGTCTTCATGCCGTCGGCCATTTCGCTCGAGAGGCAGAACGCGCTCACCGACAAGTCGTTCACCTGCCCCTACGTCCAGACGTCGCCGTACGTCATCTCCTCCGCGCTCGATTTGGATACCAAGGAGATGCCGCTGCTCGTGCCGAAGCTCTTCTTCGAGCGGGGCGACGCGGCGCTGGTGAACGCGCTCCACGACGCGCTCAAACCCCTCGGCGTCAAGAAGGGCGACGTCCGCCGCGCGTACCAGGCCGCCAAGGGCGCGCAGAACGAGTTCTATGCCCAGATAAAAACGCGCGGCATCGAGGTCCTGGAGGAGCTGGGCCGCGACGAAAACGCCGTCGTCATCATAGGCCGGCCCTACAACACCTGCGACGGCGGCATCAACCTCGAGATGCCGAAAAAGTTCCGCGATTTAGGTACGCTCGCCATCCCGATGGACTTCCTGCCGGTGGAGGAGGTCGAGCTCTCCCACGAGTGGGACAACATGTACTGGAAGTACGGCCAGAAGATCCTCTCCGCGGTCGAAATAGTGCGCAAGGACCCCCGCCTCCACGGCGTCTACATCACCAACTTCGGCTGCGGCCCGGACTCGTTCCTGCTCAAATTCTTCCGCGTCAAGATGGGCGGCAAGCCGTTCCTCCAGCTCGAAATCGACGAGCACTCCGCGGACGCCGGCGCCATCACCCGGGCGGAGGCGTTCCTGGACAGCATAAAAAATTTCCGCGACAAGGTCCCGGCCTCGGTCGAGATCAAGCGCCTCTCGCTCGCGGCGGAGGACCACAAGCGCAAGGTCTACATCCCGTATATGTGCGACCACGCCTACGCCATCCGCGCGGCGTTCGAGGCCGTGGGCGTGCCGGCGGTCGTGATGGACGAGCCGGACGACGAGACTCTCGTCTGGGGCCGCAAGTTCACCACCGGCAAGGAGTGCTACCCCTGCATCGTCACCACCGGCGACATGGTGAAGTACGCCAAGCGGCCCGACTTCGACCCGGAGCGGACGATCTTCTTCATGCCCGCCGGGACCGGCCCCTGCCGCTTCGGCCAGTACAACATGCTGCACCGCATCGTCCTGGCGGAGCTGGGCCTGGGCGACGTGCCGGTCTTCAGCCCCAACCAGGGCAAGACGCTCTATAACGACCTCGGCATCGTCGGGAATGAGTTCACGCGGCGGGCGTGGCAGGGCGTCGTCGCCATCGACATGCTCGAGAAGCTGCTGCTGCAGACGCGGCCCTACGAGCTCGAGGCCGGCGCCGCTCACGCGCTCTACTGGAAGTACGTCAAGCGCGTCGAGGAGAGCATATTAACGGACGGCACGCTGGACGCCATCGTCGAGATATGCCGGGAGGCCGCGGCCGCGTGGCCGTCCATCGCCGTCAACGACGAACCCCGGCCCAGGATAGGCATCGTCGGCGAGATCTACGTCCGCTCCAACCGCTTCTCGAACAGCCGCTTCATCGAGCAGGTGGAGGACCTGGGCGGCGAGGTGCTACTGCCGCCCATCTCGGAGTGGTTCTGGTATACCAACTGGACGCGCATCCGCGACTGCAAGATCCGCGGCGACTACTCCCGCCGGGCGCTCAGCATAATAACGCAGAAGATCCAGAAGGGCGACTACGGCAGGATAACGAGCGTCTTCAACGGCCTGGCGCGCAATTGGCCCGAGCCCGAAGTCGACGAGACCATCAAGATGGGCTCGCGCTACGTGCACGACACGTTCGAGGGGGAGGCCATACTGTCGGTGGGGAAGGCCGCGGAGTACGCCGAGCACGGCCTGCACGGCGTCGCCAACCTGATGCCGTTCACGTGCATGCCGGGGGTCATCGTCTCGGCGCTCTTAAAGCGCGTCCAGGGCGACTACGAAAACATACCCATATTGAACATGTCGTACGACGGCCTGGAGTCCGCGACCACGGGCACCCGCATCGAGGCGTTCATCTACCAGGCCCGCCAGCGCCTGGAAGTGGCGTTGGCGGCGAGGAAATAACATGTAGGGGCCGGCCTTCAGACCGGCCCGTTTTATTCCGGAATAACGTAGGGCCGTACCGTCAGGTGCGGCCGCCTTCGGTATAAAGTTAAATCACCCCGGCATCGCGCCGGGGTTTTCATATTATAAAAAGACCGCGGCGGCTCGAG is a window of bacterium DNA encoding:
- a CDS encoding acyl-CoA dehydratase activase codes for the protein MHLGADLGSISVNLVLLDDDYDVVEDHYIRHKGRPVKALAEGVDDVLGRHPADQIKSLTVTGSGGKLASDISGAAFVNEIVAQTAAVGRLYPNVHTVVEIGGQDSKLIILGEDEKTGRTVIRDFAMNTICAAGTGSFLDQQASRLDLTVEEFGDLALRSEHPPRIAGRCSVFAKSDMIHLQQEGAPDYDIVAGLCFAMGRNFKATIAKGKDFRLDYCFMGGVAANKGMVRAFTEVLGLDAGELVIPEHFASMGAIGAVLAAAERGELTPFAGTKAFYDSLVAAHEEEEGQERLVLRDVHLEPKADAVLPEDGEKINCFLGVDVGSLSTNVVAMDENSNIISKRYLMTAGRPIEAIRRGLAEVGEEVADKVIIRGVGTTGSGRYLTGDFVGADVVKNEITAQATAAAYIDPGVDTVFEIGGQDSKYIALDNGAIVDFEMNKVCAAGTGSFIEEQSERLDVNIKEEFAELALAAEAPCRLGERCTVFMETDIISHQQKSAPREDLCAGLGYSIVFNYLNRVVQEKRVADNIFFQGGVAFNNAVVAAFEQVTGKPVTVPDHHEVTGAWGMAMIARELWDGESESSFKGWDLATRNYEQSSFECADCSNHCEIKVVTVEGEEPLYYGSRCEKYDVERKKAHKRGEGLPNLFAEREKLLSRNYTSAKPAEGAPRVGLPRTLFVQEMLPFFKTFLAELGFDVVLSDYTNKKIIHDGVEAVASECCFPVKVAHGHVIDLLHKGVDAVFMPSAISLERQNALTDKSFTCPYVQTSPYVISSALDLDTKEMPLLVPKLFFERGDAALVNALHDALKPLGVKKGDVRRAYQAAKGAQNEFYAQIKTRGIEVLEELGRDENAVVIIGRPYNTCDGGINLEMPKKFRDLGTLAIPMDFLPVEEVELSHEWDNMYWKYGQKILSAVEIVRKDPRLHGVYITNFGCGPDSFLLKFFRVKMGGKPFLQLEIDEHSADAGAITRAEAFLDSIKNFRDKVPASVEIKRLSLAAEDHKRKVYIPYMCDHAYAIRAAFEAVGVPAVVMDEPDDETLVWGRKFTTGKECYPCIVTTGDMVKYAKRPDFDPERTIFFMPAGTGPCRFGQYNMLHRIVLAELGLGDVPVFSPNQGKTLYNDLGIVGNEFTRRAWQGVVAIDMLEKLLLQTRPYELEAGAAHALYWKYVKRVEESILTDGTLDAIVEICREAAAAWPSIAVNDEPRPRIGIVGEIYVRSNRFSNSRFIEQVEDLGGEVLLPPISEWFWYTNWTRIRDCKIRGDYSRRALSIITQKIQKGDYGRITSVFNGLARNWPEPEVDETIKMGSRYVHDTFEGEAILSVGKAAEYAEHGLHGVANLMPFTCMPGVIVSALLKRVQGDYENIPILNMSYDGLESATTGTRIEAFIYQARQRLEVALAARK